GAACCCCATAGAATGATAGAACAGACCCATTGAGCCCTAAATATGACAAAGAAAAACTTAGTATAGCAAAAACATTGAATAGGTTTTAGTCACAATGAACAATTTGACTTTTCGAGTACCCTTCAACAAGCTTTATATTATTCCAGAGCATAGTTGTCAAACAGTAGAAAAAACCTATGAATCACAACAGCAGGAAATCAACAAATAAAAAGTCTCGCTTTTTTAGTACCCTTCAAACAAGCTTTATACTATTCCTTCctaggcaaaaaaaaaatatggacAAGCTTATTGCAAGGATAACATGAAAGTGGGCAGTGTAGTGCTGATTAATATCGATACGCATACATGTGCAACAGAAAATAAACCTTGGTTATAAATGCAATTGACATAACCACGTGATATATAATTTGTCAGGTTGAACATATATTGAACATGCATTTCAGGCCCTAGCTTTCCCAATTCCCATATGTGATATGTCTCCCACGATATTTGAACTTTTCCCCTGACACACTTTCTACAATAGATCGGTAAAGTGAATAAGAGAGGGCATTGACCAGTGCGGTACAATTTGTACAATTCCCTTCCAACACTAAATAAAGCTGAAAACGCACTTTCAAGACACAAAAGGAAATGTTCAGAGTACTCCAACCACAAACCAAATCTCAGAGTCTCAGACGCATataaacaataaaactttaggAACTACAGTCTAGTGCTCTTTGCTCCACCACTGATCGATTCAGCACATGAAATTTTTATAGCCTAATTCCTCTTTACTATACTAATATAGTTGTCCAAGAACTGCACACCAAGTGGAAGTAATATACTCAAGAAAAGACAACCCAACAACCTCACAAACACCTTGGTCCTCCAATATAACCAATAATCACAAAGCAGAAATTGCACAGTCGGGAAGGTCTGGAAGATCAAGGCGTATACAGCTAAAGAAGTATATTTGTCTTTCCACTATTGGCAGAAAATCAAGTTGGTGCTTCCGAATTATCTGATAAAATGGGACTGTATATACGATATATAACCATCTCACAGAAAGGactttaatcataattaaaaatcataGTTCAATTTTCCATTTCGTATTCCTTTGTCACCTTCATCTGAACCTCCAACCACAGACCAAATCTCATAGTCTCAGACGCATATAACTGATATAAACCATAATTTTTTATAGGAACTACAGTCTTGTGCGCTTTGCTCCACCACTGATCAGCATAAGAACTTGATATAGCCTAATTCCTCTTTATTATACAAATATAGCTGTCCCAAGAACTGCACACTTAGTGGAAGTAATATACTTGAGAAAAGAAAACCTAAGATTCCCAGCAAACTCACAAACACCTAAGTCCTCCAACATAAACCAGTAATCACAAAGCACGCATGAATTGATATATTTAGTCTTTCCACTATTGGCAGAAAATCAAGTTGGTACTTCCGAATCTGATAAACTCTTTATGGAACATTTCAGCTGGGAACTGTATATCTCATAGAAAGGACTTCAATCTTAAATAAAAATCTTAGTTCAATGATCCACTTTGTATCCTTTGTCACCTTCATCAAAaccactcccccccccccccccccccccccctcccatTTTGCATTTTCCATAGCACCCCACATATCTGAAAAGGGAAATTATGGAATATAATCATCCTACTCTCAACTTAACAGTTCAATTGCTATATAGTGTTGTACTAACTATTACCACCATGGTTTGATATAGCACTCTTCAACTCATAACGTCAAACAGCTGAATCTAATGCACATAGTGTCACCAAAACCCCATTGCTCATGGCTCATTCTTTTCCTCTTAAACAATCTTACAATGGAACACTTGGAGCTCTCCTCCAGCTCAAGATCGAGCTAAAATGAACAATTTTGGTCCATATCTAACCATAAAAAACAACTATATTCCCAAGCAAGAACAAAAGTTCAATAAACCACCAACTCACCAAATTCAGCAATTTGCATCAGAACAACCTAAAAAACCATGTCCACAAATCAATCATCATAAACAAAAATTCAACACTAATCCATTCATAATAGCAATTCAAATCAATACAAACAAAAAGGTCAAAATAGACAAATGCTCACACAAATTCACAACAAAATACACAAACTAACCGACAATCAACATCAAATCACAAAATGCAGGTGAAATAATTACGAGTCTCCATTAGATGAATATGACGATCGAGACCACTTGCAGCTAGATAACAGCCATCAACCATTTCTAGGGTATGCTTATTGTGCTAAGTACTTACCCTTTGCATTTGATTTACCTTGTGGAAAGGAGCTTGTTTCATTGATCTTGCGGCCACCACTTTCATTGGTGTTGCTTGCTCCCCTGTGCACTTATCTGAAATCCAAATTGAAAAACACAAACATCAATACATCATCCACATCCACAAAGCATCAATACATCATCCACTTCCACGAAATCAAGCATATAAAAAACACAAATCGAATAGCCGATTACATTTCGTATCAAGGTGTTATCGGATTGTCAAACAAAGAAAACCCATAAATCCAAAACTAAGAAAGCATGAACACAGAAATCCGAGACTACAAAGAAAACCTAGAAATCCAAAACTAAGAAAACACTAAACAGAAATCCAAGAAGAAAAACTACGAACCCGTAAATCCGAATTGGAAAGCATAGAAAACAAATTGAAAAATGTAAACTATCTGTTCTTAAGGAAAAGACAACAAAAAAACATTAAGGATTTTAGGGGTATTTCAGTAATTTAACTATTAAGGGAATAGTAATCAAAGTTCAtggctttataagtgttaggattataattcctctAAGGTGAAAAAAGGGcttaaggccctgttctttagagctgagctgaactgaatgcccctgaactgaactgaatgctcctgaactgaactgaacttaacttaacataatatattaccaaaataaataataagtaataagtaataagtaataagtaataagtaataagtaatagtaaatagtaaatagtaaatagtaaatagtaaatagtaaatagtaaatagtaaatagtaaataataattaataaataattaataattaatactccctccgttcctaaataagtgtcacatttgggactttgcacggtaattaataaaattgtgaagtgtgtaagaggtaatgattgggaatgtttttttttttggggaatggataaagtagataattgtttaataagataaagtacaaaagtaaagagagaaaagagagaaaaatcagaaattaaagACATTGCCATGTCATCAATCCACTACCCACAAAatcaaccaatcaaattacaaaaaaaaaaaacatcaaccAATAGAAATACAAAGAGCAATAATCCACGGATCatccaaaaaaaatcaacccaatcaccaaaaatttcaaaaaatcgaacaaaaaattcaaacaatccaagattaattatcaaaaaaaattctaacaacactaaaaatctcaaaaaatcgaacaaacctaaaatcatcaaaaaaattgaacaaaactCGAATTAtcaaaaaatcgaacaaaaccgaacaaaccctaaaactcGAATTGTAATAAAATCGAACaaaaaattgaacaaacccagattcaccaaaaatcgaacaaaccctaaaactcgaaatatcaaaaaatcgaacaaaaattgaacaaagCCTAAAACTCGAAATatcaaaaaatcaaacaaacccAGATTCACCAAAAATCAAACGAACCCTAAAAATCGAACATCAAAAGGTTCAACTAAAATTCGAacaaaactaacaaaaaaatcagaaaagcATAAAACCCagacaaataaaaaaataaataaagtcacAACAAATCATCAAAAATTATCAACAACAAACCCAGAAATTGtcattaaactaaaataaactaaaaaattatcaaaaactCAACATACCTAACAATCCAAAGCCAAATTCGAGGTTTAAAAGGTCAAATTTGACCATGAAAACTTCAGATCTGGAATTTTTATGGTCAAATTTCACCATTAAAAACAAAGTCTTGAATTTTGTGGGTGAAATAAGAGAAGCACGAACGAAAATGAAGGGGAGAGAGTGGAGAGGGAAGAACAAAGAAGAtgaaaatgaaggagagagaagatgaaaatggaaatgaaggagagagagaaaggtgaACGACTGAACGTGAGAAAGGGAGGGAGGGTTCTGTTCCCTCAGTTTTTTGTTCCCTTTTCtaaaaaatcttttttttttaattatttttttattattttttgggcacattttttaataaaaggtaGGTATGGGGTGTAATTGTTGAGAAGTTAAGGGGTATATTGGTAAAGTGTACATGTCCATAAAaggaaatgtgacacttataagggaacgccataaaaggaaatatgacacttatttaggaacggagggagtaattaataattaataattaataaataataataaaaagtgttaactaataactaaagaataattattaattaataaataaataataataataataataataataataataataataatcagtAATTGATTActcaataattaaaataaatgataaatataaataataataaaaataattcatatttaataactactccctccattccttttttatcttactgtttctataaatgtcgttcctatttgatcttcttgtttctatttttggacatgactttttaccataaatttccccaccatcccttatttaattcattcatattcCCCCATTCACCCAACCAACCCcagttttatgattttttattactttaataaaaatatcttctctctcgttcatttatttattattttctcttacacccaatcattactcttacacccaatcattacaagattccattttcttattttccaccccaaacaccaaataggaagatcatttaggaatggagggagtacttcataactaaataattaataattaataatccgtacctaattaataaataataataaataatattaattattaataaataattagttataaataataataataagtaatataataatataaatataaatataaataataagtaatacaataatataataatataaatataaataataagtaatacaataataataataataatataagtaatattaataataataataataatataatataataataataataataataataattattattattattaaattaaattgaattgaattaaactgaactgaacttaatgctcctgaactgaactgaatgctcctgaactgaactgccaaataagtcctgaaactgaaattaagccaaaaagaacaaggCCTAAGAGATTACAATATAGACCAAAATCAACTTGAAAATTTTAAACTTGTATTTAAATTGTACTCACCAATAATCACCAATAATCTCCACAAGAACAATACCCATCTTTAAAATGATGGAATCGACTAGAATCCCTCACTGTAATCTGTCTCCCAACTATGTTCGAGATGATCTTGATTGCAGCATGGCAATCAGAGCAAGCCCTTAGATTCTTCATCACTAAGATCGGTGAACCCTCAGAGGTGCTGATCAATGCAAATGCTATAGCTAAGCGCTCACTATGATATTTCAGATATTCTGCTCTGGTATCTTCATCCAAGTCATGAAGGGCACAGCTAGTATCTGGTTTATAGCCTTCCTCCTCCATTCTCGTTGATAGGGACTCGATTTTCTTCTCGATGTCTTCCCATCTTGGATGCGACTTGTCATTTGCTGAGAAAATATGCATCCTGTGGTTGATTTCCACCCAGCTATAAGCGGGTGGCTTTTTGAGTCCTCGTTCTCTCATAGCTTTCTTCACCACAACAACTTTGTCCCACTGACCAGCAGCCGCATAGATATTCGACATGTTTACATAAGCAGAGGCATCTCTCACTTTCATGTTGAATAGCTGTTCTGCAACTTCTTTCGCCAGTTCTTGGTTCTTATGAATCCTACATGAGTTTAGAATGGATGAAAGCATAATCTCATCTGGGATAAAGGGCATTTCAGCCATCATTTTTTCTGCTTGTCCAAAACGTCCACTTCGGCATAAGATATCAACCATAGTAACATAATGCTCTCTCCTAGGCTCCATATGATACAATTCAGTGATACTGTTGAAGTATTTCGTTCCTTGATCAACAAGCCCGCAATGGCTACAAGCAGTGAGGACATTAAGGAAACTTATCGGGTCTGGGCGTAGACCCGTTGAAACCATTTCCTCAAATAATGCAATGGTACCATCGCCATCGCCATTCTGAGCGTAGGCAGAGATCATGGCATTCCACGACACTATATTCCTATCAGGCATCTCCTGGAAAGCCTTAGTAGCATCTCTCATAGAACCACATTTTGCATACATATCTAGCAATGCACTTCCACAAAACACATTGGAAACAAATCCTGACGTAAATACCAAAGAATGCACCTGTCTTCCCAATGAGAGTGAGGCTAAACTAGCTGAAGCCCTTAGGATGCTGGAAAAAGTAGCTTGATCAGGGTTGACATTTTCCCTGCACATTTGGATGAATATATCAAGCCCTTTTTCATGGTACCCCGTTTGTACAAGAGCAGAGATCATTGCTGTCCATGGGACAGCGTCCGCATGTGAGAGAGATTGGAAGACTAGATTGGCTTCCTCGAACCGTCCACATCTAGCATACATGTCTAAGAGTGCATTTCCTACTTGAAGTTCTGACGATGCTGATGTCACAATACACTGGGAATGGATTTGTTTACCCATTTTCAAATTAAGCATATAAGCTGCTATACTTAACATAGTGGAAAATGGAAAATTTTTCCTGTTAAAATTTGTGCCCTGCAACTCCTGAAAAAGGGTAAGAGACTTCTCATAGTTCCCTTCCTTTGCGTGTCCAGATATGATAATATTACATGAAACACCATCAACCTCTGTCATTTCATGGAAAAGTTTCTCGGCTTCCTCTACACGACCATGCTTCGAATAAAAATCAAGCAAAGCATTGCCTACGAAAACATTCCAAATAAAGTTGGTCTTCACTGCAAAGCCATGAACTTGTTTACCCAAAAATAAATTCCCCAACCCAACAGTGGCATTTAAAACTGCAGCAAAGGTGAATCCAGAGGGTTTGAAACCCGTTTTCTGCATTGTCAAGAAAAGATCAACAGCTTCCTCATTCAGCTCAACGTTTGCATACCCAGTAATCATTGCATTGAAAGTAACAGAATCTCTTTCCGGCATTTCATTAAAAAGCCTAAAAGCCAAGTCTAAGCAATGACATTTGCAATAACAATCCAACAAAGTATTGCACACAGTACAAGCCGAACTGAATCCCAATTtcacaacatgggtatgaactTGAATCATTTGATTTTTCCAGATTTTGTGGTTGAAACCCGACAATAATGTGGCAAAAGTAACAGAATCCAGCATAATCATAGACCTATACATATCTGCATAAAGCTTGAAGGCATCCAAAGGGTAACCATGTTTAGCATAGCCACCAATCAAAATAGTCCACGTCACAGTAGTTCGGGAAGGCATTCCATCAAAGAAGTGCTTTGCAGTAACAAGATCCCCTGTTTTCACATAACCTGAAATCAAGGTATTCACGGAGATAATGTTTCTGTTAGGCATTTCATCAAACAGTTGACGTGCCTTAATAAGTTGGCCAGTTTTTATGAAACTTTCCATCTGAAAATTAGTGCGACTCGTATTTGGGTCAAACCCCGTTTTGATGATCCTAGCATCAATAACATGTTTGCTATTGGATAGTAATCTTGGAGAGTTCTGGGTCCTAATAGAAATAGAAGACGAAAGTTTGTGGACTGCATTAGTCCAATACTTATGGTTCATCAGACAATTGCTCGGTCTTATTAATTGATCTGAGTAGCTTCACTAACTCTGAAAGAGCATAATAAATGAGTCTATTATGAACCTGAGGCCTTCAACAACACAAAGAGCAGAGCATccaattttcaattttgcaaGGCCAAAAGCTGCAACCTGGAAAGAAAACATACCACTGAATCCGAAAAAGTATATAAACGGTCTTGTGAAAAACAACATAAGTGCATACCCTAGATTCATATATCTCTAAACTATTCGTGGATGGAGAAAAGAGTATATATCACACAGTAGCTAACACAATCCTTGTAGCAGCCCCTgccaaaacacacacacacacacaccatcAGTGATTCAGTTCTACAGCATTGCTGCCCATATTTCTTAATTATATGTATctgatttattaaaataatttataaaattctcATTTAAGAAAATAGATCCAAGGAATAAGAGTTCTCCTAGCAATGCAAGATCATCATTCGTCATGGTAATGTAGCAACTATTGCTTCAGAAATCCAGCTTGACTCAAAAGTTACGGTTAAATAAGAAGTCGCATTTCATAACTTTTCTCACTCAATGATCTTTGAATAATATAAAAGCCAATTAGTAAGAATGTCACCCACTAGGTTCAATGAAGTGGCTTTAAAATTGACCGACAATGACTTTTATGTTCTCCTCAAGCTTGCTTACTATCACTAATGAAGAGTCTCCAAATTGAAAATGCAGTAGGTATCAACCAATTATTCCGAATAAGTGTCTCAAGTCCTGAAACTGAAAGAATACAGAAATTGAGTTGAAGCTGAATTAGCTTACCTTGAATGTTAAAGAAGCCCATAAATTATCAGTCCCAGTAAGAGCATTGTTCAACTGGGTCAAACAAGTCTATGAATAGCTAAGGGAAAGGAAAAGGTGAACatgtcaacttttttttttttttttttttcttttttccggAATTCCAAAATTCGACTCATTTCTAACTCTAACCACTAACCAGCTAATTAAAGATCAACATTAAAACTCAAAAATAGTTAAGGGAAAGGAAAAGGTGAAAATTACAAACCTAAGTATCAGGTGGTTGACGGAGATGGACCGACGGCGACGCATGAAGGGATGGAGATTGAATGATGATAGGGAGGCGAGATGAGCATACGGAGATTACGCATGAACGTATGCAGATGAACACCGCGACTCCACCTCATCACCCACCATCTATTAactaatttcataaatcatttccAAAAAATCATTcctgaaattaattaaataatttatgaatcaatttctaaaatcaaaaatagaaaatcctatttataaaaaaaataaaaaaaaatagaaaatgctATATGATAATCAAATAATTTATGAATCAATTTCTAAAATCAAAAATAGAAAATCCTATATGATAATAAGAATGTCAGTGGCTTATTTGAGACCACTAAAACTCTTATCCAACACTCTCATGCAATAGGATGATTCTACTATGGTCATCCTAAAAGTGACCATTACTTAGAGCAAGATTAACGCTAATATGAGCAATAGTCTAAGCAATAGTCTTATTCAGTATTAACTTAATACCTCCCATTTAAGTGGGAGAGTATGACAAAAGTCTGAGCAAGAGTCTTGGAATATCAAGACTCTACTTAAGACGTTTAAACTGTAAATTCtatcttaattatttttttattttttttatttttacaagtTTGAAAAGTCTTGAATGAGTACGAGGGGTGAAGTTAAAAACTTAAGTAAGTCTAAAAAGGTGTCGACAAGAGTCtgagaaattgaaaataaataaaaattaataaaaagctGATGTGCCACATAAAAttcttttcttttatctttaaatttaataaaaataatatattttaatgaatttaattattttatctttAAATTTAAATACACAATATCtttgatgaaaataatttttgtaatttatgaatttcccaaaattaattatttgtattatctgattaataaataaaataattaggaaagttaattaacaattaactttatttctctctcctcttgcttAAGCTAATTCAATGTTATCACTCATTCTCGCCGGAGTTCCGATAGCCGGCAAATCGACCCCGTCATTCTTTGTTCTTCGTCGTTCATCGTTCATGGGTGTCGCCGGAGTTCTTTAATCATCGTAATGGTTTCGTCCTTGTTCCTCACCACGAAATTCTGGGTTTTTGGTTTTCGGGTTGTTAGATCTGGAAATCAGTGGGATGAAGAAGAGGGAGGTGCTGTGAAGCAAAGGGCAATGAATTTCGGTGCTTGTTCCATAGAATTTGTAACGATTATTGGTTGCCATGGCCGTAGAAACAAGAGACGATAAACTTTGGTGGCCGCCGGAAAAAATGGAGTCACGACGGAAGTTTGGAAATTCGTCGGGAGTGTTAAATTTGTTGAAATAATGTTTTGGTGTTAAATCTGGAATTTCTGTCCATTGAATGGTTGTCATGGGTAGAACTTGTTTGGCAAAAGTTGCAGGTCTGCCGCTGCCCTGGGAGAAGGAAGGAACCGAGGTTTTTACTGAATATCCTCATGTTCTTATGGACATTATCAACATCATGTATGGATAGTATCCAAACACTTTGATGGTCGTTACCATCATTATGTCTTTATGAACTTACTAACATCTGCAGGGGTAGTATCCATAAGCATTGTTGGTATCTACCTGCCTTAAGTTATTATAGATACTACCAACATCATTCATGGACAATATCCAAACACAATTAAAAATGATGATATAGTGCAACGTGTCAGTAATTTCTCCCTTTTTTCTCCCGACAGTGAAACCCTTCTACCCTGTTTCCCGCTTTCTCCCCTCCACTTTCTTATTTAACCCACTCCCAGAATTGGACATTTAAACCCTAACTATTCTTCTAAAACCTAATTTCGCTCTCTTTAATTTCAATTTAAGCCCCTTTTCAGGTGAATTGAGCACTAAACCCTAAATGAATTgtacattaatttataatttgtaGAATTTATAATGATTATGGGTCCTTGTTTCTTTGTAAATGCAGGCGGAGGTATCCGAATTACTTCCCAAATACATGTTAGTAACGACAAACTACGGTGTTGGTCATGTCCGAAGGGATACAAGATGCAAATGGAAAAGGTTCCCTTGAAATTGTTTTAGATGTTAGTagattaaattttgaattacaAAAGTCTTTCATTTGTTTTCGGGTTTGGATAATTGCTTATTTGTTTTCTCTTATTCATGTTTGCTTGAGTAGCGAATGAGTGTTATAGAAAACCATGTGAATCAACTCAATTGGAGGGTTGGTAACCTGGATTATACATTGAATCAAGTGAAGGACCTCATATTGTTGCTTAAACATATGGCCAGTAGGATCCTCCACCCACACAGTCTCGAAATTCCCTCTcctggatgtggcaagcatattaagtaaatagggactaactgtgggcgttagcctctttttactagtctttaggagtcgccattcagttttaaaaAGCTGACAAAattcggttatcgtgacatacctggagtgcaaacatgtgtgattcacgacggccatagattcccttgtgatacctggtgtggagatctctcaacgtacatccagcggagcagagattcagagttcgggggacgtttactaatacggggagtgcccagcattagcccacgcggcgcggtccttactagttcaattgcgacgatgatgggacatgcgttatgttacattactactcttgatttatttttaatgcacagatattACTAATCAGATGTCAAAAcgctgatttagattgattaaaGGGGCTTAACAATAAACCAGTTTGTCCAAGagttatctgatttaggcgtgaGAAATATAACAGATTAAAGTTAGCAGATTTATATGGTGGGGAACGAAATAAAAGTATAGATTCACGTTACAGCAAAGCGTAGGCTTTACTGCGGTTCTTAGGAACACTTACCACTCGCCTTAGCAGAGCCTCCTTTTAGCTTTTAAACAACCTTTATACCGACTCTTAGATTCTTATCCTTCCTTTAATTCCGGCAGAGTTTCCTCTTAGATTCCTTGGGTTTGGCTTATGAATTAGCTAGAACTTTGGTAGTAATTGGAATGATTCGAATACTTATGCGGACAGAGTtctgcttaacaagagttaatacggcaGAACTATTATGAATGCGGGGCGGGACTTCAACATAAACTTATTATACCAGAGAGGGAAGAGAGAATTCAGAATATCAGAGGAGTGAGAATGAATTGATGATTGAAAACGGGGTGCagaagggctatatttatagtgtaggtagtcgaaataagataaatatttGAAAAGCTCGAGCACTAGAAAAAAGTAGCGCTTGAATTGTAAGCGcaggaaatttccagcgctcaaAACTGGAGCGCTGGAATA
This Spinacia oleracea cultivar Varoflay chromosome 6, BTI_SOV_V1, whole genome shotgun sequence DNA region includes the following protein-coding sequences:
- the LOC110805246 gene encoding putative pentatricopeptide repeat-containing protein At2g01510, giving the protein MNHKYWTNAVHKLSSSISIRTQNSPRLLSNSKHVIDARIIKTGFDPNTSRTNFQMESFIKTGQLIKARQLFDEMPNRNIISVNTLISGYVKTGDLVTAKHFFDGMPSRTTVTWTILIGGYAKHGYPLDAFKLYADMYRSMIMLDSVTFATLLSGFNHKIWKNQMIQVHTHVVKLGFSSACTVCNTLLDCYCKCHCLDLAFRLFNEMPERDSVTFNAMITGYANVELNEEAVDLFLTMQKTGFKPSGFTFAAVLNATVGLGNLFLGKQVHGFAVKTNFIWNVFVGNALLDFYSKHGRVEEAEKLFHEMTEVDGVSCNIIISGHAKEGNYEKSLTLFQELQGTNFNRKNFPFSTMLSIAAYMLNLKMGKQIHSQCIVTSASSELQVGNALLDMYARCGRFEEANLVFQSLSHADAVPWTAMISALVQTGYHEKGLDIFIQMCRENVNPDQATFSSILRASASLASLSLGRQVHSLVFTSGFVSNVFCGSALLDMYAKCGSMRDATKAFQEMPDRNIVSWNAMISAYAQNGDGDGTIALFEEMVSTGLRPDPISFLNVLTACSHCGLVDQGTKYFNSITELYHMEPRREHYVTMVDILCRSGRFGQAEKMMAEMPFIPDEIMLSSILNSCRIHKNQELAKEVAEQLFNMKVRDASAYVNMSNIYAAAGQWDKVVVVKKAMRERGLKKPPAYSWVEINHRMHIFSANDKSHPRWEDIEKKIESLSTRMEEEGYKPDTSCALHDLDEDTRAEYLKYHSERLAIAFALISTSEGSPILVMKNLRACSDCHAAIKIISNIVGRQITVRDSSRFHHFKDGYCSCGDYW